TCTGGAGGGCCTGCAACGAGCCTGCGCGTTGGGACATGTGGCAGCCTGTTGACGCATGACCACCACCGCCGCACACGACGAGACCAATCGTGCCACCATTGGCATCACCTGCCGCCGCTGCCTTGCCCAGTATCGAATCCGCGACGCACACCGATTGACGAATGCCTCTCGCAGCACCTGCCGGGACTGCGGGGCCCGTTTCGCCGTCGTGACCCCAGCGCTGCCCATCGATGCCGAACAGCAGGCACTTCACGTACTCATTGAGACCACGACTCCGCCCGCACCGGATCACTCCGACCAGGACCAGCAGCAACCTTCAACTATGCACGGCACCTTTCGTGGGTCAGGCGGCACCCTGCTCGGCATGCAGATCGTGAACCTCTGCCTGACGCTCATCACTCTTGGGGTCTATCATTTTTGGGGAAAGGCAAAGATCCGCCGCTACCTGTTCAGTCATACGGCGTTTGGAAGCGATCGCTTCGCCTACCACGGTACCGGCAAGGAACTCTACCAAGGTTTCCTCAAGGCCATGCTGGTGTTCGGTCTTCCCTATGTTTCATTGATAGCCATGCACAGCTTTCTTGACCTTCCACGATGGATCGATCTGCTGTCGCAGGCACTGGCCGGCCTTGTCCTGTTCCTCTATGTTCCGATCGCCACGGTCAACGCGCGCCGCTATCGCTGTACGCGCACCTCGTGGCGAGGCATCCGATTCTCGTTTCGAGGGCGCACCACAGATTTCCTGAAGCTCTATGTTCGAGGCTGGGCGTTCACGTTCCTCACATTGGGGACCTACTATCCGTATTTCCAAACCCAGCGCCAGGCGTTTCTCCACGCGCAGACCTATTTCGGCAATCATCGCTTTGGGTTCACCGGACACGGCTCGGGCATTATGCTTCCCTTTGCCCTCACCCTACTTTCCACGTATGTCGTCCTGGGTCTTTGCGGACTCGCCCTAGCGTTCCAGTTGACCAATGCGGGACTGACGCTGCTGTTGATTCCCTTCGTGCTGGGCCCCCTGTGGATCTGGCTATTGGGGCAGAAGCAGAAGTATTTTTGGGATCACACCACCTTCGGGGAAGCCCGCTTCTCATCGAACATCACCTGGCAGAAACTGCTCACCCTGTATTTGGGCAATATCGGCCTCCTTCTGGTCACGATGGGGTGGGCCTGGCCCTGGGTCACCGTTCGCAACGCCCGCTTCTACATCGGAGCCCTGTCGTTGCAAGGCCCCGTGGATCTCGACCGCGTGCTGCAAGACCAGGCCGAGTCCTCGGTGACCGGAGAAGGCTTTTCTCACCTTCTCGACACCGGCTTCGACATGGATGCATAGGTATGCCGACCGCTCGACCCGCCCACTATCTGGATGGCCGTACCGCGACGCGGCACCCGGTGACCCTCACCGTGACTCCGAGCACCCTACTGATCGTGATGGCGGATGGCAGCAGCCGGCAGTGGCCCTATGATCAGATCCGCCAGACCCAGGGCGCCTACCGCGGCGAACCGGTCCGGTTGGAATTCGGGCCGGATCCCTGCGAAGCGCTCGTCGTCGCTACACCTGCAATCTTGACCGAGATCCATGCGGCCGCACCCGGCATCGCGCGTCATCTTCATGACCCAGCTTGGCGGCATGCACGCCTCCGCTGGACCCTGGGCGCCGCACTGAGTGTGGTGTTCATGCTCATCGGCTTATACCGGTGGGGCATTCCCGGAATTGCCTCCGTTGCCGCGCCCTATGTCCCTGTCAGCTGGGAAGAATCATTGGGCCGTCAGGTCGTCGACCGACTGGCGCCAAACAATCAGCAATGTCGCGACCCTAAACGGCTACAAAAGTTGGATCACATTGCGCAGACGCTCGCGGCCACGCGTCCGGTAGCCCCCTACCGGATCACCCTGACCGTCGTCGACAACCCGACGGTGAATGCGTTTGCCGCGCCAGGCGGACAGGTCATCCTGCTCCGTGGTCTCCTGGAACGAACCAACAGCCCGGAAGAACTCGCCGGGGTCCTGGCGCATGAACTCCAACATATCTATCAACGTCACACCACCAAAACGATCCTCGAACAGACCGCCGGTTCGCTGCTCCTGACGGCCATCTCGGGAGACTTGTCGGGAGGATTGGCCTGGGGCATCGAGGGCGCACGTGCGATGGGAGCCCTGCACTATAGTCGCGCTCATGAACGGGAAGCCGACATCGAAGGGTTGCACATGCTACAAGCCGCCCATCTGGATCCGGCCGCCATGGTGGCAATCTACAGCAGCATGCAACAAAGCGAGCAGAACCATCAGGCCCCGCCGGAATTTCTCTCCACTCACCCGGACATGAACGAACGGCTCGCCACCCTTGTCGCGCTGGCAGGCCCCACACCACTCGATCCACAACAGCTGCTTCCGGGAGAAGATTGGACAGACATCCGCTCGCTCTGCCGGCTACGCGACCCAGGCCGCTCAGTCCCCTTCTCTCTCGATCTCCCCTGACGTGATGTTTCCCCTGCTCACAGAACCGATCACCTCTGCTATAATCCGCCAACTGTATGGGCCTCTCGTATGCGCGTCCTCGTCATTGAAGACGAAACCAAAGTGGGCTCGTTTATCAAACGAGCCCTTGAAGAAGAGAGTTATGCCGTCGACCTCTGCGAAGACGGCGCGCAGGGGCTCGACCTAGCCCTCACCGGCAGCTACGACCTCATCATGATCGACCTCATGCTGCCGAGCCTTCCCGGCATGGAGGTGCTCACCCGCCTGCGCAAAGAAAAGATTCAAACGCCGGTGTTGATTCTGACCGCACAGTCAAAGGTGGATCAGCGAGTCAAGGGCCTCGACGCGGGCGCAGATGACTACCTGACCAAACCCTTCGCCATTGATGAGCTGCTCGCCCGAGTACGGGCGCTCCTGCGGCGTGGCACAGCAGAATCCTCAGGCACCCTTCAGGTCGATGACCTCATCCTCAACCCTGCCACTCGTGAAGTGACGCGCGGCGGACAACGCATCGACCTCACGGTCAAGGAATACGCGCTGCTGGAATATTTCATGCGGCATGCGGGGAGAGTCCTGACTCGTCCCATGATTTCCGATCACGTCTGGAATCAGGATTTCGACACCTTCACCAACGTCATCGACGTCTATGTGAATTACTTGCGGAATAAGATCGATCGCGGACGAGCTCGAAAGTTGATTCACACCATCCGAGGGAGTGGGTACA
The sequence above is drawn from the Nitrospira defluvii genome and encodes:
- a CDS encoding YjgN family protein, which codes for MTTTAAHDETNRATIGITCRRCLAQYRIRDAHRLTNASRSTCRDCGARFAVVTPALPIDAEQQALHVLIETTTPPAPDHSDQDQQQPSTMHGTFRGSGGTLLGMQIVNLCLTLITLGVYHFWGKAKIRRYLFSHTAFGSDRFAYHGTGKELYQGFLKAMLVFGLPYVSLIAMHSFLDLPRWIDLLSQALAGLVLFLYVPIATVNARRYRCTRTSWRGIRFSFRGRTTDFLKLYVRGWAFTFLTLGTYYPYFQTQRQAFLHAQTYFGNHRFGFTGHGSGIMLPFALTLLSTYVVLGLCGLALAFQLTNAGLTLLLIPFVLGPLWIWLLGQKQKYFWDHTTFGEARFSSNITWQKLLTLYLGNIGLLLVTMGWAWPWVTVRNARFYIGALSLQGPVDLDRVLQDQAESSVTGEGFSHLLDTGFDMDA
- a CDS encoding M48 family metallopeptidase; amino-acid sequence: MPTARPAHYLDGRTATRHPVTLTVTPSTLLIVMADGSSRQWPYDQIRQTQGAYRGEPVRLEFGPDPCEALVVATPAILTEIHAAAPGIARHLHDPAWRHARLRWTLGAALSVVFMLIGLYRWGIPGIASVAAPYVPVSWEESLGRQVVDRLAPNNQQCRDPKRLQKLDHIAQTLAATRPVAPYRITLTVVDNPTVNAFAAPGGQVILLRGLLERTNSPEELAGVLAHELQHIYQRHTTKTILEQTAGSLLLTAISGDLSGGLAWGIEGARAMGALHYSRAHEREADIEGLHMLQAAHLDPAAMVAIYSSMQQSEQNHQAPPEFLSTHPDMNERLATLVALAGPTPLDPQQLLPGEDWTDIRSLCRLRDPGRSVPFSLDLP
- a CDS encoding response regulator transcription factor, which codes for MRVLVIEDETKVGSFIKRALEEESYAVDLCEDGAQGLDLALTGSYDLIMIDLMLPSLPGMEVLTRLRKEKIQTPVLILTAQSKVDQRVKGLDAGADDYLTKPFAIDELLARVRALLRRGTAESSGTLQVDDLILNPATREVTRGGQRIDLTVKEYALLEYFMRHAGRVLTRPMISDHVWNQDFDTFTNVIDVYVNYLRNKIDRGRARKLIHTIRGSGYMLKVD